The DNA sequence ATTTTCAACCATTAATACTAGCTCATAAAAATTGTAACCATGATAATTAAAAGGAGTGCCTGCATCTGTTCCCATAGCTATTTTAACTCCAGCTTCAAGAGCCATTTTAAAACTTTCTCTATGAGCTTTTAGACTAGCATCACTCTTTTTGACCGCATGTTCTGGAATATTTGCTTCTTTACCTTTTTTAGATATCCAGTAAGGTGCAGATAATGTAGGGACAAAATAGATACCGTTATCTTTCATCATAGTTATCGCCTCTTCATCTAGATAAATACCGTGTTCTATGGAATCAATACCAGCGTTGATGGCATTTTTTATACCAGTTGTACCTTGAGCGTGTGAAGCAGTAGTTTTACCAGCTTTATGAGCTTCTTCAATAGCAGGAGCCATTTCATCAGTAGATAGCTGAGGTGATCCTGGTTCCACCCCTTCTGTCATAACTCCGCCTGTGGCCATTATCTTAACAATATCTACTCCTTTTTTTAGCTGGTTTCTAGCAGCTTTTCTAGCTTCATCAGGACTATCAACTTCTTCTGCTATTGGCCATCCATGGCCACCAGTCATAACAATTGGTTTTCCAGCAGCTAACATTGTAGGTCCTATTGCTTCATTAACGTTAATTGCATCTCTTAGATCAAGATCTACATAATTTTTCCCCCCTAAATCACGCACTGTAGTTACTCCAGATCTAAGGGTTTTAGAAGCATGCTCAGAAGATTTTAATACAGTTCTTGAGTCACTTTCGTTTAAAAGAGTAGAAAAAGGATCTGCACAAGGCTTAAAAGTTAAATGAACATGTGAGTCAATTATTCCAGGTATAACAGTTTTGCCTGACATATCTTTGACTTTAGCTTCTTTTGGAATAGAGACCTGTGTACCTACTTCAACTATTTTGCCATTTTCTATTACAATAACAACACCGTGTTCTTCTGATTTTCCAGTTCCGTCGATCATAGTTAATCCAGTTAAAACTAGCAATTTTTGATACCTCCATTAATTAGTAATATAATGTATATAAAAGCAGTTAAAAAAGGAGAATAACAATGGGTATAGTTATATTAGTACATGGTTTTAATTCATCTTTTCACGATATGAGTTTTTTAAGTGATTATTTTAAAAATAGAGGTTATCTAGTATATTCTCCAAATCTACCTACTAGATTTGCAAGTTTTCATAAATGTACAACTATATTTGAAGATTGTACCAATGATTACCTTAATAAGTGTAATTATTTTAACCCCAAAATACATCTAGTTGGTCATAGTATGGGTGGTCTAATAATTAGAAATTATTTAGCTCGTAATACCATAGATAATATAGGTAGATGTGTTTTGATAGCTACACCTAATAAAGGAACTAAATTAGCAGATTTACTTTGCTTATATTCACCGATAAATAAGATTCATAAACCCTTAGATGTATTAGTTACTTATAAAAAATTATTATATGAAAGTAACAGTTCATTAGAATTAGGAATAATAGCTGGTACAAAATCTAGTTGGCCCTTTAGTTTATTACTTAAAAATGATAATGATGGACGAGTTGAAGTTGAATCTACTAAAATGTCAAATGCCAAAGACTTCTTGTTATTACCGTTCGGTCATAAAGATATACATCACAGAACTGTCACAGCACAATATATTGATAATTTTTTAGGAACTGGAAGATTTCACAGTATTTGAAAATTCTTCTCTAATGTTGTGTTGATTAGATTCAGAAGTAACTATATCTAAACCAGTCATTGCTAAAGCCATAGCAGCTTTAATTGCTTTACTTTCAGCAATTTCTTCTCCAGAAACTTTTTCAAAATCACGAGTATGTCCACCAATAGGGGGATCTGTGATTTTAATATAAGGATGTATAGTCGGAATCTCTCTAGAGACATTACCTATATCGGAAGAACCTAAAATTTCGTCTGAGTCAGGGTAATTCACCTCTTCACCTAATATTTCCATATTAGTCTTGAAAAGCTCTCCCATACTTTTATTAGGATAACGTTCTTCATAAATTAAATCATGTTCACATTTGATCTCTGCATCTGTTAAAGCCGATGCACCATCAGTAATTTTTTTGAACTTTTCTAATAAGAAAGTAAGATCTTCTTTAGTTTTTGCCCTGACTGTAAATGCGGCTTTAGCATAATCAGGGATTATATTAGAAGCAGTTCCACCATCAGTTATAATACCATTGATTTTATTACTGTCTTTAATGCTTCCTTTTAAAACATCGAGCTCATTAAAGACATTAATAATGGCAGATAAAGCATTCACACCATAACATGGTGCGGCTGAATGTGCTTTTTTTCCAAATGCTTCTACATCAACTTGAGTACAAGCTAGTCCACCTCTTCCTACCATATTTTTGTTACCGGGGTGAATCATGAGAGCAAAATTAATATCGTCAAATCCCCCTTCTTCTAATAAATGAACCTTTCCCCCTCCACCTTCTTCACCTGGGGTTCCAATAACTGAAACTTCAAAAGGAATCTCATTATAAAAATCTTTTAAAACTTCACTTAAACCAATAGCAGCTCCAACAGAGCTTGTAGCGATCAAATTATGACCACAGGCATGACCTAGTTCGGGTAAAGCATCATATTCAGATAAAAAAGCGATTTTTAAAGTGTCTTTGGACTTAGAGTTACTGTAACTAGCTTTAAAAGCAGTCTCTAATCCACCGAATGGGTTCTCAAAGCTAAAATCATGGTTTTCAAGTATTTGTTTTTGAAATTGTACAGCTTTCTTTTCTTGGAAATTTAATTCTGGATTAGCGTGAATATTTTGGCTAAGTTTTTTAAGTTCTTTTGATATATAAGCTATCGAGTTTTGAATCTGATCTTTACTAACTAAAACTGGGTTTGGCATATTAAAACTCCTTTCTTTTGAATTTCGGTTCTTTAGTTAAATTAAACTTTCTATGCTATATGTCAAATACCTTCTTTACATTATTAAAAAATACGTCTTCATATTTTTTTTAGGTATTAGTCGTTATAAAATTCTACATAAACACTAATTTCAACTAATGGCCAATCAGTACCAAATAGCAATCTTATTATCATAGGTAAACTTAACCTAAAATAAAGTTTTACCCTAGACAAAAGTCTACACTTGAATTTAGTGTAGTTTTATTTTAAGAAGCAAGATCTGATAAATGAATATGGGCATCTATAATTTTCATTGAACTTAATTCCTATAAAAATAATATTATTAATTATTCAACAATACTTGCGTTTATTGAAGATTATTCATATAATACCATTGAACGCTTGAACATTTATTCAACTATTATAATTTTAGGAGGGGTAATTTGGGTGACAAAGAGAATTCAAAAGACACATGTGATTTATTTAGTTTTAACCCTGAAGCTGTTGATTGTATAAAAAATAATATGCTTTCAGAAAAAGAGATAAATAATATGTCTGAGATATTTAAAGTTTTAGGGGATCCAACTCGTATAAAGATTTTATATGCTCTTGAACAAGAAGAACTGTGTGTATGTGATTTAGCAATCTCTTTAAACATGAAAGTTTCAGCCGTATCTCATCAGTTAAGATTACTTAAAAAAGCAAGTTTAGTTAAATCAAATCGAAGTGGAAAGTATGTATACTATCAGATAGATGATGAACACGTTGAAGCACTATTTTCTAGAGCTTTAGAACATGTTCAGCATGATTAGTGGGAGGGGAAATTATGAAATATGAATTAAAGGGGTTAGACTGCCCTAGTTGTGCTTCTAAAATAGAAAAAAAACTTAATAAATTAGATAGTTCTAAAGAGATTCAAATAAATCTCTCTAATAATACAGTGGAGTTAGACCCTTATTATTTAGATAAAGCACAAGAAATTGTTGATAAAATAGAGCCTGGGGTAATCCTAAAACCAGTTGAAGATGAGCATAAATCAAAAAACCAAAGTTTTTTTAACATTATCAAAGACAGTTCAAACGAATTGATACGGATTATATTAGCTTTAATCTTATTGGGCATAGGTATCTTTTTTAGAGAACAGTTAAGAGAAACTAGTTATGGTGAATTTTTAGTATTCTTACTAGCTTATTTGTCAGTAGGTACTCCTATAGTTTTAGGAGCATTCAAAAGTTCACTAAAAGGTCAATTCTTTAATGAAAAGTTTTTAATGACAGTTGCAACAGTTGGCGCATTTTTAATTAGAGAGTTCCCTGAAGCTGTTGCTGTTATGTTATTCTATGCTGTAGGGGAGTTTTTACAAAATCTAGCTGTAAATAGGTCAAGGCGTTCTATCACAGCACTTTTAGACTTAAAAGCAAACTATGTGAATTTAGTTAAGGATGGTTCAGTAAAACAAGTAGATCCAGAAGAAGTTAAACCTAAAGATATAATAGAAGTAAGACCAGGTGAAAGAGTACCCTTAGATGGAAAAGTCATTTTAGGAACGTCTTATATAAACACAAGTGCACTAACAGGTGAGTCAGTTCCTAGACGTATTGATCCCGAGAACGAAGTATATGCAGGTGTAATTAATGAGAACAATCTAATTAGATTAGAAGTTACAAACAAATTCGAGGATTCATCAGTATCTAAAATACTAAACTTAGTAGAAAATGCTGCTTCTAGAAAAGCTCCTACAGAAAAATTCATAACAACTTTTGCAGGTTGGTATACACCTATTGTAGTATTTGGGGCATTAATTTTAGGTTTAGTCCCCCCACTCGTTATCGATGATGCAACGTTTTCAGAGTGGATATATAGATCTTTAATTTTACTTGTTATTTCATGTCCCTGTGCTTTAGTGTTTTCTATTCCTCTTGGGTATTTTGGGGGAATAGGTGGAGCTTCAAGAAAAGGGATTTTAGTTAAGGGAGCAAACTTTTTAGATGCTTTTTTAAAAGTGGATACAATGATTTTTGATAAGACTGGTACTTTAACTAAAGGTGTTTTTAAAGTATTAGATATATCTACAGTAAATGAGTTCTCTAAAGAAGAATTAATGGAATATGCTGCCCTTGCAGAAGCTCATTCAAATCATCCCATAGCTAAATCTATAAAGCAGTTTGTAACCGAAACCTTTGGTGAATTGCCTAAAATTAGTATTGTTGAACAAGAAGAGTTGAAAGGTCACGGTATCAAATCTGTAATGGGTGATAATACACTTGTGCATGTAGGAAACAAGCGCTTACTTGAACGTGAGGGAATTATATCTAATCAAAGTGACATAGAAACAGATGATGATTCCTGGGTACATGTAGCTATTAATGGGAAGTATGCCGGTTATTTTGTGGTTTCTGATGAGATTAAAGGTGAAGCAAGTAAAGTTATCAAACTACTAAAAAAATTAGGTATCAAAAAAGTTATCATGTTAACAGGAGATGAAGAAAAGAATAGTGCTAAAGTAGCAAGTGAGTTAGGGATAGATCGGTACTATTCTAACTTATTACCAGAAGATAAATTACAGATATTAGATGACTATATGGCTAAAACCCCAGGTAAAGTGGCATATGTTGGAGATGGAATAAATGATGCACCTGTTATTACAAGAGCAGATATTGGAATTGCTATGGGTGCGTTAGGTTCTGATGCTGCTATAGAATCATCTGATATTGTGTTAATGGATGATAAACTAATAAAATTACCAGAAAGCTTAGATGTTGCAAATAGAACTAGACAGATAGTAATTCAAAACATTATTTTTGCTTTGAGTATTAAAGCAGTTTTTGTTATATTAGGTACAATGGGCATGGCAACCATGTGGGAAGCTGTATTTGCAGATGTTGGTGTAGCTTTAATAGCTATCTTTAACTCTATGAGGACACTGCGAACAATAGAAAATTCGAAACAAAAGTTAACAAAAGTTGAAGAAGCTGACCTTAAGATGAGGATGACACATTGAGTTTTAACTACAAATATGTAAAAATACTACAGCAATTTTAAAATACTGTACTACAAATAATCAGATTGAAACTAATTTTTAATACACAATGTAGAGAAATATGTTAGTATAGTGTGATAGTGATGAAATGATATGAGGTGGGAGTTATGAGAAAATTACAAGAATTATATGTTTCTAATCGTGTATTTAAAAGTGTTGCTTTAGTTTTTGGGATATTTCTATTTACAAGTGCTTATCTTTCAACTTTATTTTTTTCTCTAGAGGATGAATTTGTTTTAGAAACATCTGATGAAATAGATTTATATGAACGACTAGATATGATCTATGTTTTAGAAAAAATAGATCATAATACAAACTTACCTAAAAAACAACAAATACTTAATATATTATTATCTGAAGTCGATAGAGTACAAATAATGGAAGAAAATTCAGAAACATTAGTCCCAGAAGTAATAAATTATGTAAGAGGTGATATTGATACTCTAAACTTAATGTTAGAAGTAGATACTTTAGAAGATGAACTAAAAAATCAGTTATCAGATTTTAATACTTTTATTAAAATATTAGAAATTCAATCGCCACAAGAAGCAGAGATATTGATGACACTTCCTGATAGTACACAAAAACAGCTTCATGATGTCATTGCAAATTCATTAATTAATCGAATTGAGTTACCACAACAAATATCTATGAGATACTTTATATCAGATTATGATATAGATACAACTTTAGATAGTATTAAAACTTATCTAGGTATAGCTAATACTATTTTAATTATATCAACTGTAATTGCTTTTATAACATTACTTTTGTTAGTTTTATTAGGTAGATTAACCGGAGTTTTATACGCTGGTATAGCATTAATAGTAACTGGAGGAATTATCTATTTAGGATCAACTTGGTTTATGAGTGAGTTGTTTGTTAGATTAATTCCTAATGTAAAAAGTATAGATCTAATAACTGATTTTAGCAAAGAGCTATGGCAATCCACTTTACCTTTTTCCTATAGTTATCTAGGGGTAGGTGCATTAGCAGTACTGATTAGTAGAATATTTAGTAAGAATAAAGCTCGCTGAAATTACAGCGAGCTACTTTTCAGTTTGCCCTGCATGGGCGGTAGCTAGGCGGTGAAAGTCCGCTACAGGCTTGGTGGTAGGAACTGTTAGCAAATGGCAAGGGCGTCCATCGTGAGGTGGAGTCTGAAGGAAGCCTGATGCAAAATCTCGGTCT is a window from the Natranaerobius trueperi genome containing:
- a CDS encoding metal-dependent hydrolase family protein translates to MLVLTGLTMIDGTGKSEEHGVVIVIENGKIVEVGTQVSIPKEAKVKDMSGKTVIPGIIDSHVHLTFKPCADPFSTLLNESDSRTVLKSSEHASKTLRSGVTTVRDLGGKNYVDLDLRDAINVNEAIGPTMLAAGKPIVMTGGHGWPIAEEVDSPDEARKAARNQLKKGVDIVKIMATGGVMTEGVEPGSPQLSTDEMAPAIEEAHKAGKTTASHAQGTTGIKNAINAGIDSIEHGIYLDEEAITMMKDNGIYFVPTLSAPYWISKKGKEANIPEHAVKKSDASLKAHRESFKMALEAGVKIAMGTDAGTPFNYHGYNFYELVLMVENGMSPLEAIKAGTQRSAELLNISDQVGTITPGKDADLIVLDDNPLDDIYNLEKIYQVFKKGDPVK
- a CDS encoding alpha/beta fold hydrolase, which produces MGIVILVHGFNSSFHDMSFLSDYFKNRGYLVYSPNLPTRFASFHKCTTIFEDCTNDYLNKCNYFNPKIHLVGHSMGGLIIRNYLARNTIDNIGRCVLIATPNKGTKLADLLCLYSPINKIHKPLDVLVTYKKLLYESNSSLELGIIAGTKSSWPFSLLLKNDNDGRVEVESTKMSNAKDFLLLPFGHKDIHHRTVTAQYIDNFLGTGRFHSI
- a CDS encoding amidohydrolase; its protein translation is MPNPVLVSKDQIQNSIAYISKELKKLSQNIHANPELNFQEKKAVQFQKQILENHDFSFENPFGGLETAFKASYSNSKSKDTLKIAFLSEYDALPELGHACGHNLIATSSVGAAIGLSEVLKDFYNEIPFEVSVIGTPGEEGGGGKVHLLEEGGFDDINFALMIHPGNKNMVGRGGLACTQVDVEAFGKKAHSAAPCYGVNALSAIINVFNELDVLKGSIKDSNKINGIITDGGTASNIIPDYAKAAFTVRAKTKEDLTFLLEKFKKITDGASALTDAEIKCEHDLIYEERYPNKSMGELFKTNMEILGEEVNYPDSDEILGSSDIGNVSREIPTIHPYIKITDPPIGGHTRDFEKVSGEEIAESKAIKAAMALAMTGLDIVTSESNQHNIREEFSNTVKSSSS
- a CDS encoding ArsR/SmtB family transcription factor, with the translated sequence MGDKENSKDTCDLFSFNPEAVDCIKNNMLSEKEINNMSEIFKVLGDPTRIKILYALEQEELCVCDLAISLNMKVSAVSHQLRLLKKASLVKSNRSGKYVYYQIDDEHVEALFSRALEHVQHD
- a CDS encoding heavy metal translocating P-type ATPase, with amino-acid sequence MKYELKGLDCPSCASKIEKKLNKLDSSKEIQINLSNNTVELDPYYLDKAQEIVDKIEPGVILKPVEDEHKSKNQSFFNIIKDSSNELIRIILALILLGIGIFFREQLRETSYGEFLVFLLAYLSVGTPIVLGAFKSSLKGQFFNEKFLMTVATVGAFLIREFPEAVAVMLFYAVGEFLQNLAVNRSRRSITALLDLKANYVNLVKDGSVKQVDPEEVKPKDIIEVRPGERVPLDGKVILGTSYINTSALTGESVPRRIDPENEVYAGVINENNLIRLEVTNKFEDSSVSKILNLVENAASRKAPTEKFITTFAGWYTPIVVFGALILGLVPPLVIDDATFSEWIYRSLILLVISCPCALVFSIPLGYFGGIGGASRKGILVKGANFLDAFLKVDTMIFDKTGTLTKGVFKVLDISTVNEFSKEELMEYAALAEAHSNHPIAKSIKQFVTETFGELPKISIVEQEELKGHGIKSVMGDNTLVHVGNKRLLEREGIISNQSDIETDDDSWVHVAINGKYAGYFVVSDEIKGEASKVIKLLKKLGIKKVIMLTGDEEKNSAKVASELGIDRYYSNLLPEDKLQILDDYMAKTPGKVAYVGDGINDAPVITRADIGIAMGALGSDAAIESSDIVLMDDKLIKLPESLDVANRTRQIVIQNIIFALSIKAVFVILGTMGMATMWEAVFADVGVALIAIFNSMRTLRTIENSKQKLTKVEEADLKMRMTH